The following proteins are encoded in a genomic region of candidate division KSB1 bacterium:
- the tilS gene encoding tRNA lysidine(34) synthetase TilS, producing MDLFQQFRQHCAAEKLVQPGDRLLLAVSGGMDSCVMLDLFWHLKDEWQLQLAVGHVNHQLRGEESDEDEAFVKTLAQQAGLSFYSERVEVATHAQTNQFSLEAAARELRYQALENFRERWQGRAIVTAHTLDDQAETVLDHILRGCGLAGLTGMAAQKEFVVAPSPSRILKAQERRSGVGAVLSLKGEPLKGQLRTKIVRPLLPFSRGELEAYAKARQLQWREDRTNAEPRFRRNRLRHELLPLLKTRFNPKIAGSLQRLAAIAAAAENYFQAEAARCLQKIVKDQQPDKIILDLELFWEYFPIIQRYVIRAAMRGLVGEPVELTFAETARILALLQKTDKTGLNKSKPAAGKRYLWRKQVEVLVDHDGAVFQKLGSGETRSTPYASRLAIPVKIGQRCEIPGTSLAVLVEQKELPVDWRQQVHAHSQFVDAEKVQGELQARFPQPGDRFVPLRANDSAAAEGGSKKLSDFFTDLKVSRHRRRATPVLAGDHIIWICGYRIDNRCKITPATKSVLHLQLLLSSD from the coding sequence ATGGATTTATTCCAACAATTCCGCCAGCATTGCGCCGCCGAAAAACTGGTGCAGCCGGGCGACCGACTTTTGCTCGCCGTCTCCGGCGGCATGGATTCGTGCGTGATGCTCGATTTATTTTGGCATCTCAAAGACGAGTGGCAGTTGCAGTTGGCAGTGGGGCACGTCAACCATCAACTGCGCGGCGAGGAGTCGGATGAAGATGAGGCTTTTGTGAAAACGCTGGCGCAACAAGCCGGCCTGTCTTTTTATTCGGAGCGGGTCGAGGTCGCAACGCATGCGCAAACAAACCAGTTCTCGCTGGAAGCAGCGGCGCGCGAGTTGCGTTATCAGGCGCTGGAAAACTTTCGTGAACGCTGGCAGGGGCGTGCCATTGTTACGGCGCACACGCTGGATGATCAAGCGGAGACGGTTTTGGATCACATTCTGCGCGGGTGCGGGTTGGCCGGGCTGACGGGCATGGCGGCGCAAAAAGAGTTTGTAGTGGCGCCTTCTCCATCCCGCATCCTAAAAGCTCAAGAAAGGCGGAGCGGGGTAGGCGCGGTGCTCTCTTTAAAAGGCGAACCCCTAAAGGGGCAACTACGAACAAAAATCGTGCGGCCGCTTTTGCCGTTCTCGCGCGGCGAGCTCGAGGCGTATGCCAAAGCCCGCCAATTGCAGTGGCGCGAGGATCGCACCAACGCTGAACCCCGATTTCGCCGCAATCGGCTTCGCCACGAGCTGCTGCCGCTTTTGAAAACCCGTTTCAACCCGAAAATCGCCGGAAGCCTGCAGCGTCTCGCCGCCATCGCGGCTGCGGCGGAAAATTATTTTCAGGCTGAGGCCGCGAGGTGTTTGCAGAAAATTGTTAAAGATCAGCAACCGGATAAAATTATTCTTGATCTTGAATTATTTTGGGAGTATTTTCCTATTATACAGCGTTATGTCATTCGCGCCGCCATGCGAGGACTCGTTGGCGAACCGGTGGAGTTGACCTTTGCGGAAACCGCGCGAATACTGGCGCTGTTGCAGAAAACGGATAAAACCGGTCTCAATAAATCCAAACCCGCCGCCGGCAAGCGTTACTTATGGCGAAAACAAGTTGAGGTGCTGGTCGATCACGATGGCGCGGTGTTTCAAAAATTGGGGTCGGGCGAAACGCGCTCGACGCCTTACGCTTCACGCCTTGCGATTCCCGTGAAGATCGGCCAACGCTGCGAAATTCCCGGCACGAGTCTGGCGGTGCTGGTCGAGCAAAAAGAACTGCCGGTTGATTGGCGCCAACAGGTTCATGCCCATTCCCAATTTGTCGATGCGGAAAAAGTGCAGGGCGAGCTGCAAGCGCGGTTTCCGCAGCCCGGCGACCGCTTCGTGCCGCTGCGGGCGAATGACAGCGCGGCAGCGGAGGGCGGCTCGAAGAAGCTTTCGGATTTTTTCACGGATCTGAAAGTATCGCGGCATCGGCGCCGGGCGACGCCGGTTTTGGCGGGCGATCATATCATTTGGATTTGCGGCTATCGGATCGATAATCGTTGCAAGATTACGCCAGCAACAAAAAGCGTGTTGCACTTGCAATTGCTGCTGTCGAGTGATTAA
- the hpt gene encoding hypoxanthine phosphoribosyltransferase, producing MPDETAKFLEKQYPILITAEQIQAKVKEMARQLSADYAGKCPVFIGVLNGSFMFFADLLRHITIDCEVDFIKISSYGEAMRTSGVVKVRKEIDCHIEGRHVLVVEDIIDSGLSVTFLEKKLRAMKPQSLKFVSLLVKEGSAQVEYPCDYLGFRIPNRFVVGYGLDYAQKLRNLPAIYVMD from the coding sequence GTGCCCGACGAAACCGCGAAGTTTTTGGAAAAACAATACCCGATTCTGATCACGGCTGAACAGATTCAGGCGAAGGTGAAAGAAATGGCCCGGCAGCTTTCGGCGGACTATGCCGGGAAATGCCCGGTTTTCATCGGCGTGCTCAACGGCAGTTTCATGTTTTTCGCCGATCTGCTGCGCCATATCACCATCGACTGCGAAGTGGATTTCATCAAGATTTCGAGTTACGGCGAGGCGATGCGCACTTCCGGCGTGGTGAAAGTCCGCAAGGAAATCGATTGCCACATCGAAGGCCGGCATGTGCTGGTGGTCGAAGACATCATCGACTCCGGCCTGTCGGTGACCTTTCTCGAAAAAAAACTGCGGGCGATGAAACCGCAATCGCTCAAATTCGTCTCATTACTTGTCAAGGAGGGAAGCGCGCAGGTCGAGTATCCCTGTGACTACCTCGGCTTTCGCATTCCCAACCGTTTCGTTGTCGGCTACGGCCTGGATTACGCGCAAAAGCTGCGCAATCTGCCGGCGATCTATGTGATGGATTGA
- the ftsH gene encoding ATP-dependent zinc metalloprotease FtsH, protein MVSIWVTMTVSHEERQFRTLTYSQFQELLRQKRIKSLEVKGTRLDAELLQPIQIDQKDRTNYVRVNLPEKPTYAVVDDWQKIYGSNSQLLISFKDESQDWWNYLLSLLPWIILGSFWLFLLRRMQGVGSKGIFSFGKSRAKMLTENRPKVTFDDVAGADEAKQELREIIEFLRDPEKFQRLGGKIPKGALLLGPPGTGKTLLAKAVAGEAGVPFFSMSGADFVEMFVGVGASRVRDLFEQGKKNAPCIIFIDEVDAVGRHRGAGLGGGHDEREQTLNQLLVEMDGFDSNEGVILIAATNRPDVLDSALLRPGRFDRQIVVDRPDVRGREGILKVHTKKIPIAKDVNLTVLAKGTPGFSGADLASVVNEAALLAARNNKDRVSMRDFEEAKDKVLMGTERRSMLISEHEKRVTAYHEAGHALVAKFTPGSDPVHKVTIIPRGRALGLTTTLPIDEKHNYSKPHCESLLAHLMGGREAEKLVFKETTTGAGNDIERATELARKMVCEWGMSDVMGPLAFGKKEEEIFLGREIAQHRDYSERTAQMIDEEVKRIVLEATQRAAAILKQHEDKLHMMAQALLERETLDGEEIDAIINGELLPPIETGKNGRPAEVAEKAVTA, encoded by the coding sequence ATGGTTTCGATTTGGGTGACGATGACCGTCAGCCACGAAGAGCGCCAATTTCGCACGCTGACGTATTCGCAATTTCAGGAGTTGCTGCGACAAAAGAGAATCAAAAGCCTCGAAGTCAAGGGCACGCGGCTGGACGCCGAGCTTTTGCAGCCGATACAGATCGATCAGAAAGATCGGACAAATTACGTTCGCGTCAATCTGCCTGAAAAGCCGACTTACGCCGTTGTTGACGACTGGCAGAAAATTTACGGCAGTAACAGCCAGTTGCTCATCTCCTTCAAGGACGAATCGCAGGATTGGTGGAATTATCTGCTCAGCCTGTTGCCGTGGATCATTCTCGGCTCGTTTTGGCTTTTTCTGCTGCGGCGCATGCAAGGTGTCGGCAGCAAGGGCATTTTTTCATTCGGCAAATCGCGCGCGAAGATGCTGACCGAGAACCGCCCGAAGGTGACGTTCGACGACGTTGCCGGCGCGGACGAGGCCAAACAGGAATTGCGCGAGATCATCGAGTTTTTACGCGACCCGGAAAAGTTTCAGCGCCTCGGCGGCAAAATTCCCAAGGGCGCGCTGCTACTCGGCCCGCCGGGAACGGGAAAAACCTTGCTGGCAAAAGCGGTCGCCGGAGAGGCCGGCGTGCCGTTTTTTAGCATGTCCGGCGCGGATTTCGTCGAGATGTTCGTCGGCGTCGGCGCCTCCCGGGTTCGCGATCTTTTCGAGCAAGGCAAAAAAAATGCGCCGTGCATTATTTTCATCGACGAAGTTGACGCCGTCGGCCGCCATCGCGGCGCCGGTTTGGGCGGCGGCCACGACGAGCGCGAGCAAACGCTCAATCAACTGCTCGTCGAAATGGACGGCTTTGATTCCAACGAAGGTGTGATTCTCATTGCGGCGACGAACCGGCCGGATGTGTTGGATTCGGCGCTGCTGCGGCCGGGCCGTTTTGACCGGCAGATCGTCGTCGACCGCCCGGACGTGCGCGGCCGCGAGGGCATTCTCAAGGTTCATACCAAAAAAATCCCGATTGCCAAAGACGTGAATTTGACGGTGCTGGCCAAGGGCACGCCGGGCTTCTCCGGCGCCGATCTCGCCAGCGTGGTGAATGAAGCGGCGCTGCTGGCGGCGCGCAACAATAAAGACCGCGTCAGCATGCGCGATTTTGAAGAGGCCAAGGACAAAGTGCTGATGGGCACCGAGCGACGCAGCATGTTGATCAGCGAACATGAAAAGCGTGTCACCGCCTATCACGAAGCCGGCCATGCGCTGGTTGCCAAATTTACGCCGGGTTCCGATCCGGTGCACAAAGTCACGATCATTCCGCGCGGGCGGGCGCTCGGTTTGACCACGACGCTGCCGATTGATGAAAAACACAATTATTCGAAGCCTCATTGCGAATCACTGCTGGCGCATCTCATGGGCGGGCGCGAAGCCGAAAAGCTCGTTTTCAAAGAAACCACCACCGGCGCCGGCAACGACATCGAGCGCGCCACCGAGCTGGCACGCAAAATGGTTTGTGAATGGGGCATGAGTGATGTCATGGGGCCGCTGGCCTTCGGCAAAAAAGAGGAGGAGATCTTTTTGGGCCGTGAGATCGCGCAGCACCGTGACTACAGTGAGCGCACGGCGCAGATGATCGACGAAGAAGTCAAAAGAATCGTGCTCGAAGCGACGCAGCGTGCCGCCGCGATTTTGAAACAACACGAGGACAAGCTCCACATGATGGCGCAAGCCTTGCTCGAGCGGGAAACCCTGGATGGCGAGGAGATTGACGCGATTATCAATGGCGAGCTGCTGCCGCCGATTGAAACCGGCAAAAACGGCCGCCCGGCGGAGGTGGCCGAAAAGGCCGTGACGGCATGA
- a CDS encoding tetratricopeptide repeat protein: MRTVIMLLPEGGILLIIVWGFVIFLLWNFYHFSQAFRQTTFVILASLATAVLAGGIMYLRSHQNKLLPDGRTGVLIFPLVERTGNGSAGTISVRGLAIADLIGEHLQQATPTPFYRIPPDALLGVADQDSLIYLDYVLRFAETAGLRVIGFGVYQETPGLASAAPANHHANVSADIRLFDFRQNPPVETRLQLPAQISNLCELAAAAAQKILQIYGKQNEAALAAVWQNELDSDRLQRYYSARLALALNQTEPAAQQARALWQADTTLAPCTALYARAIAAQLRRQAAAQREWAESLPIFQRAARQDSLRSESARLLGEVYIRLKKWNEAEHALLLARRREPTDSEIYLLLAQLHRSRFQPLGFENELELYRYARMLNPVNLQAGLAEADYLWRENREKQAIEILAHWLELNPNQLEALMSLGRIYIANGNQAKIFEIYERILKLAPDNAEAYYNLGIVYYHAEDDDNAIKFFERAIQLDNHAEARLYLAGIYQRRGDLERAMYFLRERIRLSRGDDDQYAAEARRQLYTILLGRGEIPANLQPDSLK, from the coding sequence ATGAGGACTGTCATCATGCTGCTTCCGGAGGGAGGCATTCTTTTGATCATCGTTTGGGGATTCGTCATTTTTCTGCTCTGGAATTTTTATCATTTTAGCCAGGCGTTCCGCCAAACGACTTTCGTGATTCTCGCCAGCCTGGCGACGGCGGTTTTGGCCGGGGGAATCATGTATTTGCGTTCTCACCAAAACAAGCTGTTGCCTGACGGCCGCACGGGCGTCTTGATTTTTCCTCTTGTCGAGAGAACCGGCAACGGTTCAGCCGGAACCATCAGCGTGCGCGGCCTGGCCATCGCCGATCTGATTGGCGAGCACCTGCAACAGGCAACGCCCACGCCTTTTTACCGCATTCCTCCTGATGCGCTTTTGGGTGTTGCCGATCAGGATTCCCTCATTTATTTGGATTACGTTTTGCGTTTTGCCGAAACCGCCGGACTGCGGGTCATCGGTTTTGGCGTTTATCAAGAGACGCCGGGCCTGGCGTCTGCGGCGCCAGCGAATCATCACGCCAACGTGTCGGCTGACATTCGACTTTTTGATTTCCGGCAAAACCCGCCGGTTGAAACACGCTTGCAACTGCCTGCACAAATAAGTAATCTGTGCGAGCTGGCAGCCGCAGCGGCGCAGAAGATTTTGCAAATCTACGGCAAGCAAAACGAGGCGGCATTGGCCGCGGTGTGGCAAAATGAGCTTGACAGCGATCGCTTGCAGCGTTATTATTCCGCCAGGCTGGCGTTGGCGTTGAATCAGACCGAGCCGGCGGCACAGCAGGCGCGAGCGTTGTGGCAAGCCGACACCACCCTGGCGCCATGCACCGCCCTTTATGCACGGGCCATCGCGGCGCAGCTTCGGCGTCAAGCGGCTGCGCAACGAGAGTGGGCAGAGAGTTTGCCCATTTTTCAACGCGCGGCGAGACAGGATTCGCTGCGCAGCGAAAGCGCGCGTTTGCTTGGCGAGGTTTACATCCGGCTGAAAAAATGGAACGAAGCCGAACACGCGTTGTTGCTGGCGCGCCGCCGCGAGCCGACCGACAGTGAGATTTATCTCTTGCTGGCGCAATTGCACCGCTCGCGTTTTCAGCCGCTGGGATTTGAAAACGAGCTGGAGTTGTATCGATACGCGCGGATGCTGAATCCGGTCAACCTGCAAGCCGGATTGGCGGAAGCGGATTATCTGTGGCGCGAGAATCGCGAAAAGCAGGCGATTGAAATTTTGGCGCATTGGCTCGAGCTCAATCCCAATCAGCTCGAGGCGTTGATGAGTCTGGGTCGGATTTATATTGCCAACGGCAATCAGGCAAAAATTTTTGAAATTTACGAGCGCATTTTAAAATTGGCTCCCGACAACGCCGAAGCGTATTATAATCTCGGCATCGTTTATTACCATGCCGAAGACGATGACAACGCCATCAAATTTTTTGAGCGCGCCATCCAGCTCGACAATCACGCCGAGGCGCGGCTTTATCTGGCCGGCATCTACCAACGCCGCGGCGATCTCGAACGGGCGATGTACTTTCTCCGCGAGCGCATTCGTTTGAGCCGGGGCGATGATGACCAATATGCCGCCGAAGCGCGCCGCCAGCTTTACACGATTTTGCTTGGCCGCGGCGAAATTCCAGCGAATTTGCAGCCGGATAGTTTGAAATAG
- the folP gene encoding dihydropteroate synthase, giving the protein MTTYSFRQLHLTTRRDVTAEFGAVLEKLSEDWFSFLQNSPFLFKVLLPAGEWAAELRAELEASELSFRPVSPNRAYIFSDAGKIQQRIAAKQFRSRDARNFAAALAQFLQRRDRHEFLLATKPQPLPIGGRTLIMGVLNCTPDSFYDGGRYFSHEAAIAHGLLLAEQGADLIDVGGESTRPQGVYGQGAKPVPAAEEKRRVLPVIEALAKKIRIPLSIDTYKAEVAEAAVQAGASLVNDISGFQFDTQMPATVARLGVPVVIMHTKGTPANMQNNPVYENLMDELYLYFERQIDLARNAGIADNQILIDPGIGFGKRLADNYEIIRRLPELRGLGCPLLIGPSRKSFVGQTLKLPPEQRLEGTAAAVAAAVMKGAQIIRVHDVMAMRRVAAIADLIAGRAEWQNI; this is encoded by the coding sequence ATGACCACCTACTCTTTCCGCCAGCTTCATCTCACCACGCGCCGCGATGTGACCGCTGAATTCGGCGCGGTTTTGGAAAAACTATCGGAAGATTGGTTTTCCTTCCTGCAAAATTCCCCTTTTCTGTTCAAAGTTTTACTTCCCGCCGGTGAATGGGCGGCGGAGCTGCGCGCCGAGCTTGAAGCGAGCGAGCTGTCGTTTCGGCCGGTGTCTCCGAACCGCGCTTATATTTTTTCAGACGCCGGGAAAATACAACAAAGGATTGCCGCGAAACAATTCCGTTCGCGCGACGCCCGGAATTTCGCTGCGGCGTTGGCGCAATTTCTTCAACGGCGCGACCGCCACGAGTTTCTGTTGGCGACGAAACCGCAGCCGTTGCCAATCGGCGGGCGGACGTTGATCATGGGCGTGCTGAATTGCACGCCGGATTCTTTTTACGACGGCGGCAGATATTTTTCACATGAAGCGGCAATCGCGCACGGTTTGCTTTTGGCCGAGCAAGGCGCCGATCTTATCGACGTGGGTGGCGAGTCGACGCGGCCGCAAGGCGTTTATGGGCAAGGCGCAAAGCCAGTTCCGGCCGCCGAAGAAAAACGCCGCGTGCTGCCGGTGATCGAAGCGCTGGCGAAAAAAATCCGGATTCCGCTCAGCATCGACACGTATAAAGCGGAGGTGGCCGAAGCCGCGGTGCAAGCCGGTGCGAGTTTGGTGAATGACATCAGCGGTTTTCAATTCGACACGCAGATGCCGGCGACGGTGGCGCGATTGGGTGTGCCGGTCGTGATCATGCACACAAAAGGTACGCCGGCGAACATGCAAAACAATCCGGTTTATGAAAATTTAATGGATGAGCTTTATTTGTATTTCGAGCGGCAAATCGATCTCGCGCGCAACGCCGGCATTGCCGACAACCAAATTCTCATTGATCCCGGCATCGGCTTTGGCAAGCGTCTGGCGGATAATTATGAGATCATCCGGCGCTTGCCGGAATTGCGCGGCCTCGGCTGTCCGCTATTGATCGGCCCTTCGCGAAAATCATTTGTCGGCCAGACGCTGAAGTTGCCACCGGAGCAGCGCTTGGAGGGCACTGCCGCCGCCGTTGCCGCCGCGGTGATGAAGGGCGCGCAGATTATCCGCGTTCACGACGTGATGGCCATGCGCCGCGTCGCCGCGATTGCCGATCTCATCGCCGGGCGGGCGGAATGGCAAAATATATAA